One window of Siniperca chuatsi isolate FFG_IHB_CAS linkage group LG19, ASM2008510v1, whole genome shotgun sequence genomic DNA carries:
- the scrib gene encoding protein scribble homolog isoform X6, whose protein sequence is MLKCIPLWRCNRHVESVDKRHCNLQTVPDEVFRYSRSLEELLLDANQLKELPKPFFRLLNLRKLGLSDNEIQRLPPEVANFMQLVELDISRNDIPEIPESIKFCRALEIADFSGNPLSRLPDGFTQLRALAHLALNDVSLQTLPNDIGNLANLVTLELRENLLKSLPTSLSFLVKLEQLDLGSNELDVLPDTLGALPNLRELWLDRNQLSSLPPELGNLRRLVCLDVSENRLEELPSELKGLLALTDLLLTQNLLEVVPDSIGCLKQLSILKVDQNRLTHLTDSIGECENLTELVLTENLLQSLPRSLGKLKKLTNLNVDRNRLGSVPKELGGCASLNVLSLRDNCLGKLPAELADATELHVLDVAGNRLQNLPFALTNLNLKAMWLAENQSQPMLKFQTEDDERTGEKVLTCYLLPQQPSSSLENLLQNSVDDSWTDSNLNRVSVIQFQEETKAEEEDDEAAAERRGLQRRATPHPSELKVMKKVIEERRNEAYTSRPDGEESPDPQEKRLSDLSNQSRDSQVSNSTLSATSHEDRQNVTAASQREDLVDGHSPLEEEELDEMEVEYIEPTVHFAEEPIFRGGDEDDEEDGEDGERSDEEDERPAFPAEKQRLIRKDTPHYKKHFKITKLPKPEAVAALLQGFSPDGLNSATQAAEDEDEEEQSVCTPQHHHRMEELEDSRLQVNSSQVKGVSFDQVNNLLIEPARIEEEEHTLTIQRQTGGLGISIAGGKGSTPYKGDDEGIFISRVSEEGPAARAGVKVGDKLLEVNGVDLHEAEHHTAVEALRSSGATVSMTVLRERMVEPENAITTTPLRPEDDYFPRERRSSGLAFNLETTPSGPQQRLSTCLIRNDKGLGFSIAGGKGSTPYRTGDTGIYISRIAEGGAAHRDSTLRVGDRVISINGVDMTEARHDQAVALLTGTSPTIALLVERDPNAPGGSPGQSRARAHSPPPPEPSDSPDQEEDGLSLHGNHLSQMEDEYPIEEVTLMKSGGPLGLSIVGGSDHASHPFGVNEPGVFISKVIPHGLACQSGLRVGDRILEVNTIDLRHATHQEAVRALLANKQEIRMLVRRDPSPPGMQEIVIQKQPGEKLGISIRGGAKGHAGNPFDATDEGIFISKVSSSGAAARDGRLQVGMRILEVNNHSLLGMTHTEAVRVLRAVGDSLVMLVCDGFDPRKETAVEASPGIIANPFATGIVRKNSMESISSIDRDLSPEEMDIMQKESEMVRETSQWEREEMEKVERMRLEREEATRLLEEETENIGTGPLKLDYKTLAALPTTSLQKLNRFSTSLSLTAPMEAPLQAQYGAPLEPLGFGLGHPTKPLSHMDPESSPSLNTEHLPQSEHTNYLHGSQFSPNETSTTDSAGSSTTINSSTFVAEEEECMVDSQPICFKENPFLVANRKGKGRPPAEQILSGPPVGYGKQGQLQPWLFSKAPPSDFTRTDSPIRETPYSPTIQPPSHHSSNSSLCAGRETRFANVHYTSTPTARDDISSSTRPGAIQPVGRVRQSNSPATVDGHSPNPFQHGPSPFNSQTSPRAPSPTSPDEFPMNVKQAYKAFAAVPRSLAVLEPPQDLYGVRNNFHPKQPSPEPELNNEVFDDDIDGQEGAVKGLTSKVSPRREYMSLAAVPRLSRISTDLQSPSPSGKDSPEQRSFRDRQKYFEIDVKQQTPDKPKPRVSLVGEDDLKKMREEEERKFEQRAREYLLDEDDDDEEEDLAKQVAQMKASGKVLLDGVEYNVEPVSTPSQHCATPPSYCGSSGPSSVDGKGDSQRNSLEDSFRLEQRPNSMTGLIPVYPGETAAPIRTAKAERRHQERLRMQSPELAVAPDKDLSPAEKRALEAEKRAMWRAARPYGLEEDVRQYEQDLAKRLYQARVRASQGTAEAPQPPTSSCTSSSAASQLRMKSLEQDALKAQMVISKSRDGKKRGTLDQLTESPSPAPTPSPTPMEELSLRGLTSPGRLSPDTGDDMQFINDSSSNPGPAASPEAEVPTPLPATSALEEMALYSNKRKLRQGRRSLETAVPT, encoded by the exons CTGGGCAGCAATGAACTGGATGTTTTG CCGGACACCCTCGGTGCTCTCCCCAACCTGAGGGAGCTATGGCTAGACCGTAACCAGTTGTCCTCATTACCACCA gagCTAGGGAACCTCCGGAGACTGGTGTGTCTGGATGTGTCCGAGAATCGTCTGGAGGAGCTTCCCTCAGAGCTAAAAGGCCTCCTGGCTCTCACTGACCTGCTGCTCACACAGAACCTGCTGGAGGTCGTCCCAGACAGCATAG GCTGCCTGAAACAGCTGTCCATCTTGAAGGTGGACCAGAATAGACTGACCCACCTGACTGATTCAATAGGAGAGTGTGAAAACCTCACAGAACTCGTCTTGACAGAGAACCTTTTACAG TCACTTCCTCGCTCGCTGGGCAAGCTGAAGAAGCTGACCAACCTGAATGTAGACCGCAACCGTTTGGGCAGCGTTCCCAAAGAGCTGGGCGGCTGTGCCAGCCTCAACGTTCTCTCATTGAGAGACAACTGCCTGGGCAAACTGCCTGCTGAGCTTGCAGATGCCACTGAGCTGCATGTGCTGGATGTGGCTGGAAACAG ATTACAAAACCTGCCTTTTGCCCTGACAAACCTCAATCTGAAGGCCATGTGGCTTGCAGAGAACCAGTCACAGCCAATGCTCAAGTTCCAGACAGAGGATGACGAGCGCACAGGAGAGAAGGTGTTGACCTGCTATTTGCTGCCCCAGCAGCCTTCTTCGAGCCTAG AGAACTTACTGCAGAACAGTGTGGATGACAGCTGGACAGACAGCAACCTGAACCGAGTCTCAGTCATTCAGTTCCAGGAAGAGACcaaggctgaggaggaggatgatgaggcTGCTGCAGAGCGCAGA ggtCTTCAGCGCAGAGCCACGCCGCACCCAAGTGAGCTGAAGGTGATGAAGAAGGTGAttgaggagaggaggaatgaagCTTACACATCTAGACCTGATGGAGAAGAGTCTCCTGATCCACAG GAGAAGCGGCTCAGTGACCTCTCCAATCAGAGCCGTGACTCCCAGGTGTCCAATAGCACACTGTCGGCCACCTCTCATGAGGACAGGCAAAATGTGACTGCAGCCTCGCAGAGGGAGGACCTTGTAGACGGCCACTCCCctctggaggaggaagagctggATGAAATGGAGGTGGAGTACATTGAG CCTACTGTGCACTTTGCAGAGGAGCCCATCTTCCGTGGTGGGGATGAGGATGACGAGGAGGACGGTGAAGATGGTGAGAGGAGTGACGAGGAAGACGAGAGGCCGGCTTTCCCCGCAGAGAAGCAGCGTCTGATCAGAAAAGACACGCCACACTACAAGAAGCACTTCAAGATCACCAAGCTGCCCAAGCCCGAGGCCGTGGCTGCGCTGCTGCAGGGCTTCAGTCCTGACGGCCTCAACTCTGCGACACAGGCTGCTGAGGACGAGGATGAGGAAGAGCAAAGTGTATGCACTCCTCAGCACCATCACAGAATGGAGGAGCTTGAGGACAGCCGGCTCCAGGTCAACTCCAGTCAAGTAAAG GGGGTGTCATTTGATCAAGTCAATAATCTGCTGATTGAACCTGCTCGAATTGAGGAGGAAGAG CACACCTTGACCATCCAGCGACAAACGGGCGGCCTAGGTATCAGCATTGCTGGGGGGAAAGGATCTACTCCTTACAAAGGAGATGACGAG GGAATCTTCATCTCCAGGGTATCTGAGGAAGGTCCTGCAGCCAGAGCAGGGGTTAAAGTGGGAGACAAACTCCTAGAG GTGAATGGAGTGGACCTCCATGAAGCAGAACATCACACAGCAGTTGAAGCTCTTCGTAGCTCTGGTGCTACAGTGTCCATGACGGTGCTGCGGGAGCGTATGGTGGAGCCAGAGAACGCCATCACCACCACGCCACTGAGGCCAGAGGACGACTACTTCCCGCGGGAGAGACGGAGCAGTGGCCTAGCCTTCAACTTGGAGACGACTCCCAGCGGGCCTCAACAGCGGCTCTCCACCTGCCTGATCCGAAACGACAAGGGACTGGGATTCAGCATCGCAGGCGGCAAAGGCTCCACGCCCTACCGCACAGGAGACACG GGAATCTACATCTCTCGCATCGCAGAAGGGGGAGCagcacacagagacagcacaCTGCGAGTAGGCGACAGGGTGATCTCT ATCAATGGTGTAGACATGACAGAGGCCAGGCATGACCAGGCAGTAGCGCTCCTTACCGGCACCTCCCCCACCATCGCCCTCCTAGTGGAGCGAGACCCGAATGCACCAGGGGGTTCTCCAGGTCAATCCCGGGCTCGAGCCCACTCCCCTCCACCCCCAGAACCCTCAGATTCACCAGACCAGGAGGAGGACGGCCTTTCCCTTCACGGGAACCACCTGAGCCAAATGGAGGACGAGTATCCCATCGAG GAAGTGACCCTGATGAAGTCAGGTGGCCCTCTAGGCCTGAGCATTGTGGGAGGCAGTGATCATGCCAGTCACCCATTCGGGGTCAATGAACCTGGGGTGTTCATCTCGAAG GTGATTCCTCACGGTTTAGCATGTCAAAGTGGACTTCGTGTTGGGGACCGCATATTAGAAGTGAACACCATCGACCTGCGTCATGCCACTCACCAGGAAGCTGTGCGAGCCCTGCTGGCCAACAAGCAGGAGATCCGTATGTTGGTACGGAGGGACCCTTCACCGCCTGGGATGCAG GAAATTGTGATCCAGAAGCAGCCAGGGGAGAAGCTTGGCATCAGTATTCGTGGAGGGGCCAAGGGTCATGCAGGAAACCCCTTTGACGCCACAGATGAAGGCATCTTCATTTCTAAG GTGAGTTCGAGCGGTGCAGCAGCAAGAGACGGCCGACTGCAGGTTGGCATGCGTATTCTGGAGGTGAACAACCACAGCCTGCTGGGGATGACACACACGGAGGCAGTGCGAGTGCTCCGTGCTGTAGGAGACTCCCTGGTCATGCTGGTTTGTGACGGCTTCGACCCACGAAAAGAGACTGCTGTGGAG GCGTCTCCTGGCATCATTGCCAACCCATTCGCAACAGGCATCGTCCGTAAGAACAGCATGGAAAGCATCTCTTCTATAGACCGAGACCTGAGCCCAGAGGAGATGGACATCATGCAGAAG GAGTCTGAGATGGTGAGAGAGACGTCACAGTGGGAGCGAGAAGAGATGGAGAAGGTG GAGCGTATGCGCTTGGAGCGTGAGGAGGCAACTCGCCTGCTAGAAGAGGAGACTGAG aACATTGGCACTGGACCTCTAAAACTTGACTACAAAACCCTAGCTGCTCTGCCCACCACCAGTCTGCAGAAACTCAACAGG TTCTCTACTTCTCTAAGTCTGACTGCTCCCATGGAGGCCCCCCTGCAGGCCCAGTACGGAGCCCCTTTAGAGCCTCTGGGCTTCGGCTTAGGCCACCCCACTAAACCCCTCAGCCACATGGACCCCGAGTCCTCCCCCAGTCTGAACACAGAGCATCTGCCCCAGTCTGAACACACCAATTATCTTCATGGATCCCAGTTCTCCCCTAATGAGACCTCTACTACTGATAGTGCTGGCTCATCAACAACCATTAATTCATCAACATTTGTAGCTGAAGAAGAGGAATGCATGGTGGACTCTCAGCCGATCTGCTTTAAAGAGAACCCTTTCTTGGTGGCCAATCGCAAAGGAAAGGGCCGTCCACCTGCAGAGCAGATCCTGTCAGGGCCTCCTGTGGGCTACGGGAAGCAAGGCCAACTGCAGCCCTGGTTGTTCAGCAAG GCACCCCCTTCTGATTTCACCAGGACGGACAGCCCAATCAGGGAAACACCGTATTCTCCCACCATCCAACCG CCCAGCCACCACTCTTCCAACAGCTCCCTGTGTGCAGGCAGGGAGACCCGCTTC GCCAACGTTCATTACACCTCAACTCCTACTGCCAGGGATGATATTTCATCATCA ACGCGACCGGGTGCCATCCAGCCAGTTGGGCGTGTGCGGCAGAGTAACTCCCCCGCCACTGTGGATGGCCACAGTCCCAACCCCTTCCAGCATGGCCCCTCCCCCTTCAACTCCCAGACCTCT CCTCGCGCCCCCTCCCCTACCTCGCCTGACGAGTTCCCCATGAATGTCAAGCAGGCATACAAGGCATTTGCCGCCGTGCCTCGCTCATTGGCAGTGCTGGAGCCGCCGCAG GACCTGTATGGTGTGAGGAACAATTTCCACCCAAAGCAACCTTCTCCAGAG CCTGAGTTGAACAACGAGGTGTTTGATGATGACATAGACGGTCAGGAGGGAGCTGTTAAGGGTCTGACCAGCAAGGTCTCCCCCCGTCGGGAGTATATGAGCCTGGCAGCAGTGCCTCGCCTCTCCAGGATTTCCACGGACCTGCAG AGTCCTTCTCCTAGTGGTAAGGACAGCCCAGAGCAGCGCTCTTTCAGGGACAGACAGAAGTATTTTGAGATTGACGTGAAGCAGCAAACACCAGACAAACCCAAACCTCGAGTCTCTCTTGTTGGAGAAGATGACCTCAAGAAaatgagggaggaggaag AGAGGAAGTTTGAGCAGCGGGCGCGGGAGTACCTGCTGGATGAAGATGACGACGACGAGGAGGAGGACCTGGCTAAACAGGTGGCGCAGATGAAGGCCTCTGGCAAAGTGTTGTTGGATGGAGTGGAGTACAACGTGGAGCCAGTATCCACCCCATCCCAGCACTGCGCCACACCACCAAGCTACTGTGGCAGCTCAGG gccTTCCTCTGTTGATGGTAAGGGAGACTCTCAGAGGAATTCATTGGAGGACAGCTTCAGGCTGGAGCAGAGGCCCAACTCCATGACTGG TCTGATCCCAGTGTACCCCGGGGAGACGGCGGCCCCCATCCGCACTGCCAAAGCAGAGCGAAGACACCAAGAGAGACTTCGTATGCAGAGCCCTGAGCTGGCTGTGGCCCCTGACAAGGACCTGTCCCCTGCTGAGAAACGAGCTCTGGAGGCCGAGAAGAGAGCCATGTGGAGGGCAGCACG GCCCTATGGCCTAGAGGAGGATGTTAGGCAGTATGAGCAGGACCTGGCTAAGAGGCTCTACCAGGCCCGAGTGAGGGCATCTCAGGGCACAGCAGAGGCCCCCCAgccccccacctcctcctgtacctcctcctctgcagcctCCCAGCTCAG AATGAAGTCTCTGGAGCAGGATGCACTGAAAGCACAGATGGTCATCTCCAAGTCTCGGGACGGGAAGAAACGTGGCACACTAGACCAACTGACGGAGTCACCCTCGCCCGCCCCCACACCTTCTCCAACACCTATGGAAG AACTCAGTCTTCGAGGACTAACCTCTCCAGGCAGGCTG TCCCCTGACACAGGCGATGACATGCAGTTCATCAACGACAGCTCCAGCAACCCAG GGCCTGCTGCAAGCCCTGAGGCTGAGGTACCCACCCCTCTGCCTGCCACCTCAGCCCTGGAGGAGATGGCCCTGTACAGCAACAAGCGCAAACTGAGGCAGGGCCGCCGCAGCCTGGAAACTGCTGTGCCCACGTAA